From the genome of Amyelois transitella isolate CPQ chromosome 16, ilAmyTran1.1, whole genome shotgun sequence, one region includes:
- the LOC106129662 gene encoding titin, with protein MCEQIETNYLDGEVVWVKLGSCWWPGEVVGPEKLPPDVLPSFRKPPIAVVKFYQEDTYEYVKNQNSIFKYNCSRKNEFINKGLYMYRTKHGHMEKFPEDVIRAETAVGGDIEILTREEFQEPKKESYAGLFGDSAKKTPGFAKRGKGRPRLTSESSRTPVRKIKEKTDYKVHILLQGSNTPSSQTAEPSLTPSTSRVESEDTEQTETNQEQPQTQEKPTVSAPSTPVASSAGGIYSCHACSFSTTRLNVLILHNKTHSVSFTPYTPSPVRKKPAKPTSKATPTTSKTPKVKRPRKETPEGSSKKSSQAKKRVSEDAKKTNTEAKKAKTDEEIKSSLLADWDDVEDEESNDDSSAMVMAGSPEVAVAAESPAVPTPAELPSAQVPGDISPPVSDKAEPSSDSKYEFCEDEDWSLEADAGRKIPRVTNPSKRKEDAKSLSIDEDDVAREVAELLNKTTVPELPSVPDSLNVEENFPEPSIVKSPDKKYDEPEPSKSSEKVPIETAPMKAIFKTKTFFRSRHSRSQDAIGKYVAEQLNAVERMDMSEGEINGSEAVSSPEARDSPPIEPVKVARLAPKIQLKKMKAEAALQQREKEKHKELETVKNKEITQDVTVCSNVTPPVLSVADNKSQEAIIENCDVKNNEIDSNLPKTIQDVLYPTQEIKPVNEETSDKSLIMSHENKENVVKMLKRTPESKDTFIDTEDDKIETPFTEISAEIDNEPSAVEKSLHQSIEPYMNESTASAVDALLSVSRDADRVTRVISNDLPEELFEDDNKDSIANNSVNGLNEIIDESNATKNVENKQNEINFSKDLQIDFNEDNNSNTNVNNTIQNEEDNKSINDKVVSNFNNEQPEDVKILMKLHTENVPSESDLQIAETLLNLPSTTIQSKNVADHQEIVESPSQVESEVCTEMMETQEDMEVDSQVYDIPEETKDLNATNKTETILNNDNTKLRFETEQEKTENALNAAQSLVQMSESIDHKMNIVESNITKNEKPISETYKANQKNGTDKVEQSVEQKVSLLSTDNTNEPVPIKSAKKFETTSSKLLKILEEPIPTKLAIPKALTTAKQIIIPGKEKILNFDVAKSLSGKSQSPVIIRRAAANKTLLNNLGELTGDKIILSRSNKPQDGSSVQTYTMQAAPETSKDSNTITIIQQKIRKVPKTPTKLQKGKFQTNSNSLVNPQPEPKILNEAANDDAMFDINSMPIVLSDDLLTPESIEKMPIVMSDGNLIPNTVNPPKLVKTKQTVVETEKISVTTGPSKPEVKTLLMNPVTEVSKITTPNILSKSSKLRGGAKPMLVIDKTTGAKKIIVTKTEPPVKEIKQAPTIIQQVTQNTGKGEKFIILPTTNSPRPGRPQKIVIDPQTGKAHVLVSKGPEPTISIPENKPVSAKLIPSSSSNANAPGNTVMIITNAQGAQSRIVLTPEHEKILFPNKQQPNMSQLKAIAQRASPSSANVQKTIINTSAAVKTQTKIVPKQKSTIITSKGQLIVGGRVTSTAQSVPTMQEIRPSPKRILAAEPKKVIQKPASEPLIFLQQKSGAVVQLTASQFEHFKRTGQIVQKTPAPVAENKIIVQKTKTISPNETSKPRIRKTATESPMPPKKLRQEIAIAPAPAPAPSLAPVPALAALSNSGNPASLLQATHSAGGTIATSTYPDLDNFEELLPSTAIVRSTEPVPRVEVPSPALRQEVPAPAPPRPEAPAAATQEVPEPAPAPLSDGQLLAVPGEHFGGPPGSFYLCVEENGTLTPIDNRPLVLENNQLVPMAVEPLPVLAPQPERRDILEAALANSDVFHADTPRDDAPDFRDLNANVSVHCRVSETSTTLNQPIMTPVEVPSKGDSEPTVPSNLEDGLAVIGVTPHTVPTSLELPITVTDPRIAPKTTDPLSGTNYGTTLLPSPNTEMTFVTTEEVEMSTAGPISMPLLTDDESVGKSMPILTDEVAERTVSSLSSSSLEAREAEEEGAWSRRLLTPGSDSSSSSAEIPLQPAIQLSVNDLSRHS; from the exons acATGTATCGAACAAAACATGGTCACATGGAAAAGTTTCCTGAAGATGTTATCCGGGCTGAAACAGCAGTGGGAGGCGACATTGAAATCCTCACACGAGAAGAATTCCAAGAGCCTAAAAAGGAGAGTTATGCAGGACTTTTCGGTGATTCTGCTAAGAAAACACCTGGATTTGCAAAAAGAG gCAAAGGCAGGCCAAGGCTTACTTCAGAATCATCGAGAACCCCAGTTAGAAAG attaaagaaaaaacagaTTACAAAGTTCACATTCTCCTACAAGGATCAAACACACCCTCCAGTCAAACAGCAGAACCTTCTTTAACACCTTCTACTAGCAGAGTAGAGTCTGAAGACACAGAGCAGACAGAAACAAATCAAGAGCAGCCACAAACTCAGGAAAAGCCCACTGTATCCGCCCCGTCAACTCCTGTCGCCTCAAGTGCTGGTGGAATTTATTCTTGTCATGCTTGTTCCTTTTCCACAACTCGCCTTAATGttcttattttacataacaaAACTCATAGTGTTAGCTTCACACCTTACACACCATCTCCAGTAAGAAAAAAACCAGCAAAACCAACTTCCAAGGCAACACCAACTACTTCGAAAACACCAAAAGTTAAACGCCCTCGAAAGGAGACGCCTGAAGGAAGTTCTAAGAAATCATCACAAGCTAAAAAACGCGTATCAGAAGATGCCAAGAAAACCAACACAGAAGCCAAAAAAGCTAAAACAGATGAAGAAATAAAGAGTAGTCTTTTAGCAGATTGGGATGACGTAGAAGATGAAGAGTCAAATGATGACTCTTCTGCTATGGTAATGGCTGGATCACCTGAAGTAGCAGTTGCGGCCGAGTCGCCTGCAGTACCAACCCCAGCCGAATTGCCAAGTGCACAAGTACCAGGAGATATTTCGCCCCCAGTAAGCGATAAAGCTGAGCCTTCTAGTGATTCAAAATACGAATTTTGTGAAGACGAAGACTGGTCACTTGAAGCAGATGCTGGTCGAAAAATTCCTCGTGTTACAAATCCATCCAAACGAAAAGAAGATGCTAAGAGCCTTAGCATAGATGAAGATGATGTTGCAAGAGAGGTAGCAGAgttattgaataaaacaaCAGTGCCTGAATTGCCATCAGTACCAGATTCGTTGAATGTAGAGGAAAATTTTCCTGAGCCCTCTATTGTAAAATCTCCGGacaaaaaatatgatgaaCCTGAACCTTCAAAAAGTTCAGAAAAAGTGCCTATAGAAACAGCACCAATGAAAGCAATTTTTAAAACGAAAACATTTTTTCGTAGCCGACACTCAAGAAGTCAAGATGCAATAGGGAAATATGTGGCAGAACAACTAAATGCTGTTGAAAGAATGGATATGTCAGAAGGTGAAATTAATGGATCTGAAGCGGTTTCTTCACCCGAAGCGAGAGATTCACCGCCTATTGAACCAGTCAAAGTTGCCAGATTGGCACCCAAAatacaacttaaaaaaatgaaagctGAAGCTGCTTTGCAGcaaagagaaaaagaaaaacacaaaGAACTGGAAACTgtcaaaaacaaagaaataacaCAAGATGTAACTGTCTGTTCAAATGTTACCCCACCTGTGTTAAGTGTTGCGGATAATAAATCACAAGAAGCTATAATAGAGAACTGCGACgtgaaaaataatgaaatagacAGTAATTTACCTAAAACAATTCAGGATGTTTTATATCCTACACAAGAAATAAAGCCAGTAAATGAAGAAACCTCTGATAAAAGCCTCATCATGAGtcatgaaaataaagaaaatgtagTCAAGATGCTCAAGCGCACACCGGAATCGAAAGATACTTTTATAGATACTGAAGATGATAAGATAGAAACACCTTTTACAGAAATATCTGCTGAAATTGACAATGAACCATCTGCTGTTGAAAAGTCTCTCCATCAGTCTATCGAACCATATATGAATGAGTCCACTGCATCTGCTGTTGACGCTTTATTGAGTGTTTCTCGAGACGCGGACAGAGTCACTAGAGTGATCAGTAACGATCTTCCTGAAGAGTTATTTGAAGATGACAACAAAGATAGCATTGCGAATAACTCAGTCAAtggtttaaatgaaataatagatGAAAGCAATGCCACTaaaaatgtagaaaataaacaaaatgaaattaacttTAGTAAAGATCTGCAAATAGATTTTAATGAAGACAACAATTCAAACACCAATGTTAATAATACAATTCAAAATGAAGAAGATAATAAGAGTATTAACGATAAAGTGGtttcaaatttcaacaatGAACAACCTGAAGACGTTAAGATACTTATGAAATTGCACACCGAAAATGTTCCGTCTGAATCAGATCTTCAGATTGCAGAAACCCTTCTTAATTTACCATCAACAACAATACAAAGTAAAAATGTAGCAGATCATCAAGAAATAGTAGAATCACCATCGCAAGTGGAATCTGAAGTTTGTACAGAAATGATGGAAACTCAGGAGGATATGGAAGTAGATAGCCAGGTTTACGATATACCTGAAGAAACCAAGGATTTAAATGCAACTAATAAAACTGAAACTATTTTGAATAACGACAACACAAAATTACGCTTTGAAACAGAGCaagaaaaaacagaaaatGCATTAAATGCCGCTCAATCATTGGTACAAATGTCAGAATCTATAGACCACAAAATGAATATTGTGGAATCAAACATAACTAAGAACGAAAAACCAATTTCGGAAACATACAAGGCAAACCAGAAAAATGGGACTGACAAGGTAGAACAAAGTGTAGAACAGAAAGTGTCTTTATTATCTACAGATAATACTAACGAGCCAGTACCAATTAAATCAGCGAAGAAATTTGAGACAACATCAtcgaaacttttaaaaattttagaagAACCAATTCCAACAAAGCTCGCAATTCCTAAAGCTTTAACCACtgcaaaacaaattataattcctGGGAAAGAAAAGATTCTTAATTTTGACGTCGCCAAATCATTATCAGGGAAAAGTCAATCTCCAGTAATAATTCGACGTGCAGCTGCTAACAAAACGTTACTTAATAACCTTGGGGAGTTAACGGGAGATAAAATAATCCTGTCCCGGAGTAACAAACCACAAGACGGATCTTCAGTTCAAACATACACAATGCAGGCAGCACCAGAAACTTCAAAGGATTCCAATACTATCACTATAATACAACAAAAGATAAGAAAAGTGCCCAAAACTCctacaaaattacaaaaaggaAAATTTCAGACCAATTCTAATTCTCTTGTCAATCCACAACCTGAacctaaaatattaaacgaaGCTGCTAATGACGATGCCATGTTTGACATAAACTCTATGCCAATAGTTTTATCTGATGATCTCTTAACACCAGAAAGCATTGAGAAAATGCCTATTGTAATGTCTGACGGCAACCTAATCCCAAATACTGTAAACCCACCTAAactagttaaaacaaagcagaCTGTTGTGGAAACCGAAAAGATTTCAGTTACTACTGGACCAAGTAAGCCTGAAGTGAAAACGTTACTAATGAATCCCGTAACCGAAGTTAGTAAGATTACTACCCCaaatatattatcaaaatcgTCAAAATTACGCGGTGGTGCTAAACCTATGTTAGTTATCGATAAGACGACAGGAGCtaagaaaattattgtaaCGAAAACTGAGCCGCCTGTCAAAGAAATTAAACAAGCTCCTACAATAATACAGCAAGTGACTCAAAACACAGGAAAAGGCGAgaagtttataatattgccTACAACAAACTCTCCTCGGCCAGGGCGGCCGCAAAAGATAGTAATTGATCCGCAAACAGGGAAAGCGCACGTGTTAGTGTCTAAGGGGCCCGAACCAACGATCTCGATTCCCGAAAATAAACCTGTGTCGGCTAAGTTGATACCGTCGTCTTCGTCGAACGCCAATGCACCCGGTAATACAGTTATGATCATCACGAACGCTCAGGGAGCGCAGTCGAGGATAGTCCTCACTCCGGAACACGAGAAAATTCTGTTTCCGAACAAGCAACAGCCGAATATGTCACAATTGAAAGCTATTGCTCAAAGGGCGTCACCCAGCTCTGCTAATGTacaaaaaactataataaacaCATCGGCGGCTGTGAAAACACAAACGAAGATAGTTCCAAAACAAAAGAGCACCATAATCACTTCAAAGGGCCAATTGATTGTCGGTGGCCGAGTCACCAGCACCGCACAGAGTGTACCCACAATGCAAGAAATACGCCCCAGTCCCAAACGGATCCTAGCCGCCGAACCCAAGAAAGTCATTCAAAAACCTGCATCTGAACCGTTGATATTTTTGCAACAAAAATCCGGTGCCGTTGTGCAATTGACGGCGTCACAATTTGAGCACTTCAAAAGAACAGGTCAAATTGTGCAGAAAACGCCAGCTCCGGTCGCCGAAAACAAGATCATAGTccaaaaaactaaaactatatcACCAAACGAAACGTCGAAGCCTAGAATTAGGAAAACGGCTACCGAGTCGCCGATGCCCCCGAAAAAATTAAGGCAGGAGATAGCGATCGCGCCCGCGCCCGCTCCCGCTCCCTCATTGGCGCCCGTGCCCGCGCTCGCCGCGCTCTCCAACAGCGGCAACCCCGCCTCCCTGCTGCAAGCCACGCACTCCGCCGGCGGCACCATCGCGACATCCACGTACCCAGATTTAGACAACTTCGAGGAGCTGCTGCCGTCGACCGCTATAGTGCGATCGACAGAGCCGGTCCCGCGAGTGGAGGTACCGTCCCCGGCGCTGCGACAGGAAGTgcctgcgcccgcgccgccgcgaCCGGAAGCGCCCGCGGCCGCAACACAGGAAGTTCCCGAGCCCGCCCCCGCGCCTCTCTCCGACGGCCAACTGCTGGCGGTGCCTGGAGAGCACTTTGGCGGGCCCCCCGGTTCTTTCTACCTTTGCGTTGAAGAAAATGGAACTCTCACGCCGATAGATAACCGACCATTAGTACTCGAGAACAATCAGTTGGTTCCGATGGCGGTCGAGCCGTTACCCGTTCTCGCCCCTCAACCCGAGCGCAGAGACATACTGGAGGCGGCGCTCGCCAACAGCGACGTGTTCCACGCGGACACCCCGCGAGACGACGCGCCCGACTTCCGCGATTTGAATGCCAACGTCTCCGTTCACTGTCGCGTCTCGGAGACGAGTACGACTCTGAATCAGCCGATAATGACGCCGGTCGAGGTGCCTTCGAAGGGCGACAGCGAGCCGACAGTCCCGTCGAACCTGGAGGACGGGCTCGCCGTCATCGGCGTGACGCCACACACGGTGCCCACGTCTCTGGAGCTGCCGATCACGGTGACGGACCCGCGGATAGCGCCGAAAACGACGGACCCGCTCAGCGGGACGAACTACGGGACCACTTTATTGCCGTCGCCTAATACGGAGATGACGTTCGTCACCACTGAGGAGGTGGAGATGTCTACGGCGGGTCCGATATCGATGCCGCTGTTGACGGACGACGAGTCGGTGGGGAAGTCGATGCCGATCCTGACGGACGAGGTGGCGGAGAGGACGGTGTCGTCACTGTCTTCGTCGTCGCTGGAGGCGCGCGAGGCGGAGGAGGAGGGCGCGTGGTCGCGGCGGCTGCTGACGCCGGGCTCCGACTCGTCGTCGTCGTCGGCGGAGATCCCGCTGCAGCCCGCCATACAGCTGTCCGTCAACGACCTCTCGCGACACAGTTAA